The Gadus chalcogrammus isolate NIFS_2021 chromosome 16, NIFS_Gcha_1.0, whole genome shotgun sequence DNA window TTATAGCAGAGGTCAATAATGACCGCCTTGTTCCATGAAGGCATTGTAGAGGGGCCGACTGAAGTCCAAGGCAGAGTATGATGGAGTGACTGTGTGTCTCGGTTTAGAGTTAAAAACCATGTTGAGCATGCGAACGCTGGGAGACTTTTTTTTGGAGCTTGCCAAGGGTTGTCTTTACGTTATGATGTCATTATGTTCTCCTATAAAATCATGAAGAACTAACTTCACCTTTAAACTTGACTTACGGAGGTTCTTTCTGAAAACTTgctgtgtctgtatgtggttGTATcccgcactctctctcacacacacacacacacacacacacacacacacacacacacacacacacacacacacgcacacacgcacacacacacacacacacacacacacacacacacacacacacacacacacacacacacacaagaacacacacacacacacgcacactctcacacacacacacacacacacacacacacacacacacacgcacacacacacacacacacacacacacacacacacacacacacacacacacacacacacacacacacacacacacacacacacgtattcacatactcccccccccccacacatacacacacacacacacacaaacgctcaaacacacacacacacacacgcgtcaaCATTGGATCAATAGAGAACAATGACGACAGaatacaatattatatatatttgtaagtttatttatttcacaCAACATGCGTATGAATgagttgtttgttttgtgttgtgttttaccCCATGCTGTGCTGCCCTTTTGGCCAGGTCCCCCATGGCTGAAGTGTACAAAACAGAGCAGCACTCTCTTTTATAACAAAGTCATCTTTAAGAGCAGAACTGGATATATCTACCAAATCTTCTTTTATATTACAAAGTAAAAGCGTGACTGGTTCCTTTCAAGAGCGGAACTGAAAATATAAACCCAATCTTCTCTTATATTAAAAACTAGTGCGCATGACGGTTACCCTTCAAGAGCAGTACTGAATAAATCTACCAAACCAGGGATTGTGATCAATTTGGATATTTTTCAAATGAAGTTAGCAGAAAGATATTCCTGTTAGGGACTGTACAGCATCTCTCCCTTCCCTTTAGTGTTGTGGTCACCATATGTTTGACTGAACATTGGTCACACATCCAACAAGTGGTGTTCATCAAATACCAGGGAATTACACTGCATTCCTATGTTTATGGAACAGAATTCCTTCCTTTTTCGTATGCTTCTTATACTGTCTGGAAcatttaagtggtttaaaaaatGGTCCAATGTCTCTGACCACAAGGATATATTTGAAGATGGAACCTTACCATTCGGAAGTGCACTTCCGAATGGATTCAATATTGTAAGCACTATTCCATCTCAAAGCTACTTGTTACTTGGTTGGTTTAGTACTCTGGTCCTTTTTCAGTTGAACTGGCAGCATTAGCGATGAGGTAAAGTCTCAAAGTCAACAGGAACCCAGAAGTTTTCCTAAGTGTGTATCATTATAGGGGATCTCAGTGAATTGCAGCAATTTGCAAAGAAATGGTTCCCACTTGTTCTTAAAGCTACCGCGCATTTTTGTTAAAAATTAGCGCCAATCAAAGTTAATGTGGCAACTGAAGCCAATTCTTAAGTTGGGATCTGTAAGcgaatatattatttattttctagagCAAAGAAAACGACAGTTTGTTCTTTATTGGCTTTTTCCATCCATCGTAAGCCAttgtttttttggtatatttatCTTGTGTCAATACCAAACCAGAGACTTAAAAGCCGCTGAACAGCAGTATGAAACCTCGCACATTGTGTTGTTTCATGTCAAAACACTTCACcaacttctccttcttcttccgaTATCACATCCACATCCCCCGGCCGCAGAAAAACAAACTATCGCAGACCGTATCAGAAGCTCTCTGTTGGATTTGCCACATGGCAGGGAGGGTTTGACGGGAGCTGTTTTCACAGCTGGAGTTGAAGTTTACCTTCAGAGAGAAACAgcagctctctctttctctcaaggACCCACTGGGTTGATCCACACCTATATACACCACACATACAGATCTGTATTGACGTATCTCAGACGTCTTTCcaccaaacaacaacagcaatacCTAGTCTATACGTTAAACATATGCATTAACCTTTTGAATGGTTGGTATTTCAAAGCAATAAGTTGGGAAATACAACAGAAGGGCTcattttgtttttctcctcTAATTCTAGTTTTTATTCAAACTTCTTGATACATAATGTACATTTACTGCATTTTTACTTAATAACAGTATCCTCTTACTTTATTCTGTCTAACACAATAGTTCTGTGTTTCATTGAATAATGTTTCCCTTATTGTAAAGACCTAAATGATGATATAGAAGAGGGGTAGATGAAGATTTTGCATGTAATATTGGTATGTAAGTTCTCCAGTGtacaaacatgttttaaaacGTTTTTAAAAGTTATCTTTACATTGAGAAAGATAACATTTTTGGATAGTGTTCTTAAAAAAACAGCTGTCACTCAATGTGagatgaaaatataaaaatgtcaGTGGGCGGTCCAACCCCACAGAGAATTTCTCAACTTAAAGCATCCTGTGGCACCCCATGCTGCTGCCCATAGCTTCAATATTACCCCCATCTGCAATAAGGTAACTGACAGCTCCCCCTCTTTATGGGCCCCACTTGCCACTACTGTGCCGGATTTACTCTgaaaacagacacactcaaGCCTATGTCTTCTATATCCCCTGTTTTGATCTGAACTTAGATATTTCATGCTTCACTAAGACAACGCTATGATGCGACTTCATATATTCAACAATTGAAACATCAAATCATCCATGATATCCCTAGCCCCCGTCTCTATTTTTCCACGTTCCATTTAAAGTCTTTGCACAAACTGTGATCATCCTATTAGGGGTCTGATGTCATGTTGCCATCAACCTGATGCAACGCTGtccacatgtctctctctcacagcacGCGTACATACGTGAGCTTTGTGTCTGTGCCCAGTTGATTCTTTGCGATGCACTTGTATGCACCAGAGTCTGAGACCATGGGTCTCTGGATGATCAGTGTTCCCTGAGGGTGGAGCAACTCGCTGCCCTTGGGGCGGCCCGGCCCCGCTGCAGACAGAACCGACCCGTCCGGCAGCTCCCAGTTGATCTCCGGTTTGGGGATCCCGATGGCACCGCAGCTGAGCTGGACCGGTGCTCCCACCATCGCCCTCACATTAGGCGGTGGCCAGGTCGTGATGCGGGGAGTGTATGCGATAATGATGACAGGGACCTTAAGAACGGCTTCGCCTGCGTCGTTCTGCGCTCTGCACACATAGGTTCCTCTGTCGTAAATTGTCGTGTCGCGCACCACCAAGGTCCCATTCTCCAGCAGCCTGTAGCGTCCGAGGGCTTGCGTGCCGGTCAGAGTGTGTCCTCCTGGGACGGTCCAGGAGACGCTGGGTCTGGGGCTGCCATCGACCAGGCAGTGGACGAACAGAGGTTCCCCAGAAACAGCGCGTATGATGCCCCTTGGCCTGGAGAGAATGTAAGGCTTCTGGCCTACCTCCAAGAGAATGAGCTTCTCAATGTAGCCCACAGTGTTCTTTGCAGCACAGCGGTACTTCCCGCTATCCTCTTTTACAGAGTTGTAGATCATAAAAGTCCCATCGCTGCCAAGGTGATGCCTGTATCCGCGTTCAGGCCCAGCGGTAATCCGTGTCCCGTTTGGCAGGATCCATATCATCTCGGGTGTGGGATATCCGTCTGCAGAGCAGTTCAACACCGCAGTCTTCCCCAACCCGGTGACGACGCGCTCATTAAAGGGGTTTCTAAAGATTGGTCTCCTCAACATGCTGGTCACTTCCAGCTGTACGACCATGACCGCTTCTCCCTCGCCGTTCCTCGCCATGCAGATGTACTCTGCAGTGTCGGTTGGCCTCACGTTTCGAAACTCTAGCGTCCCGTTATGATGGACATTGATCCTGCTTCCGAAATATGGAGCCTTCAGGAAAATGTTGTCCGGCATTATCCAGGTGATTGATGGCGACGGCGTTCCCTCAGCCTTGCAGTCTATAAACTTCCTGGAATACTTTACCGCTGCGTCCTTGATCACTGTCCTGTTCTGCCGATAGCCATTTATCACCGGTGGGTTGCCATCCAGCTCCAATCTGTACACCTTCCTGTTTTCGCCGGCGGGGTTGCGAGCCATACAGACATACTGGCCTACGTCCATCATCTTTACGTCTCTTATGTCCAGGGAGCCGTTCACATGCATCAGGTACCGCTCATGAGACGCTGCAATCACGTCGTTGTTGGGTAACATCCAAAGAATCTTAGGTTTGGGCTCCCCCACCGCCTCACAGTCAAAACGGACGTTGCCTCCAGGCTTCACCTTGCCATAGGTCAGCCTCGGGGGACGAATCCTTGGAGCGGCTGTCACCACGGTGATGTGCACATGCATTTCATCCTTGCCGACTTGGTTCTCTGCATAACAGGTGTAGTCGCCTTCCTCCGAAATACCGacctgaaataaatataataaggGGAACTGTTTAGAAAGAGACCTCTCTATgctttacatttacatctacATTTAGGGCATATATGTAGGGCTGACaattagtacatttgtcagaagaaagagaaacaatatattgctgtcggtacagtaaggatgttcatagaacaaagtgCCAGGCACTTGGCAACAATTGTTAGGTATTCCCCATATATAACGAAGCTAGCTTGGATATGATGCTAAACAATGCTAagcactatttttaagtgcaaggacgaaCAACACACAATTTGTGCGTACATTAAgggccaggatgtacaacatacaacttACAGATTACAATtaggggcatttagcagacgcttttatccaaagcgacttacattggttgatacacacattgacacactgacggcagagtcaaccatgcaaggcgaccgccagctcgtcaggagcagttagggttaagtgtcttgctcagggacccaTCAACTCAGCTAgcctaggaggagctggggatcgaactagcaacctttcggttactaGACAAAACCTCCTGAGATAAGCCGACCCCACAGATTAGGGGGTATACACAGATCTGGGTTACCTGATTTAAGTAGAGGGTCCCGTTATCAAACAGGACAAAGCGGCGTGTTCTGCGGCCGCCATTGTTGCCGCTGCTGCTGTCGGACTGCATTGCACTGTTGACCAGCGTGCCGTCTGGAAGACCCCATGAGATGTCGGGCTGGGGAGACCCCGAGGCCTTGCAGTCCACCTTGAGGTCTCTACCGAAGGGGACCTGCTTCTTGCCGTAGTGCTTTGGTTCGATCTTAGCGGGCTGCATGGACACAGTGACCTTCATGAGCCGGAACTCGTCGCCCATCTTGCTGCGCGCCACACAAAGGTAGTCCCCTGCATCTTTGTCGTTCACCATGTTCACAATCAGAGTCCCGTTGTCCTCCACATGGATTCTGCTGCCCATCCTGAAACCAACAAACAGCAAAGATGAAAAGGAAATTAGAAAGGCTTAACAATGTATAAAGAGGATATTTATATGAAATGTAAAAATGATCGATATaactatgtaaaaaaaaaagatgataaATAACAATATAAAGTACCATTAAtctcaatttaatttaaataaaataacaaataaaaggTTTCACAGGGCAGtaataaacatatattttgATTTTAACTTAATAAACAATGCTTGCATTATAATGAAGCAGAAAGCTTTGAGACTTTCTTGGCAGTACATTTTATGAAGAATCCAAGCTCAATCGAAGAGGCTGATAAAAATCTTGCTTACTTAAGGTCTACCACACTCACCATGAAAACATCAGAGGTCATGAGCTCATATACCTACTGCCATAATTGTAACCAGCTTTTCCATTTGGATTGTGCTGGAGTACATTAGTGGCTTGCATTCATTCGGTCAGAGGGCTCAGTATCTCGTTCCATAATGTTAAGCCTGGAAGGACTGACTATTCAGCACATTAAAACACTAAAACTATTATTCTCTGTCTGAAGGGGATCTGGTGCAGGGTTAACACAGGAAGCTCGGCTGCAGGAATGAGGATGGATGGAAACCTGAGTGCGAGATTTTTAATAGAGCCATTTTCAACTATATAAATACAAGGATCCCAGGAGAAGCTATACGTTTCAGCAACATGTGCTTGATCTGTACTTTGGACTTGGCTGAGGCTCAAAGACTCCACTGCTGAGGTATTTTCACTTGTCTTAATTACGATTTCAGTTTTCAGTGCATGGATATCAATATGCTCCTAAATTAAAGTAAATTAAACTACATTTTCTAACAATAACAAACGTATATTATTTACTTTGTTGCGATGCAATTACTCCTACTATGCACTTGACTACCACTAATGATAATAGCCTGCAAAGAAAAACtactgaataaataaaatattgtgtGCTTTGATTGTCCTCAGAATTACCTTTAGGTGAAGTTATATAAGACCCTGCTAAATAACgtaaataatattataatgtaAAACGAATGACAGCCCCAACTATTAAAATAATGGAATTTAATAAACGAAGGGGATGGGGGGTATATTACCTATGCCACTGATCCACCACGGCTTTAGAAGGTAGTCTCCACATAATCCTGGGTTTGGGTTCCCCTGTTGCCATACAGTTCAGCCTTAGCTGATCCCCGAAGGACATCTCCGTCATGAGTTGGGACGTCTCCACTATCCGAGGCGCTGAATCCCGTTTCTCCACCGTCACTGTGACCACCCTCCTCTCTGATCCTGTGGAACTCGTCGCGATGCATTCGTATTTCCCGTTGTCTGTTAAAGCCAAATCCTTAAAGTGGAGGGTACCATTGTCGTACATTGCCACTCTGGGATCCGGAGCGGGCCTGTTTGTCTGCACGGCCGAGCCATCCGGTTGGACCCAGTGAAGGGTCGGTGGGGGGTTGCCTTGGCCCGTGCATGGCAACCACAGACTCTGGCCCATAACAGCTTTCACATTCTCCCGTTTCTCCTGCAGGATGCCAGGGGGAGCCGACACCACCTGCAGTCGGACCGTTGCGGTTGCGGCTCCAGCTGGGTTGCTAGCGATGCATTTGTAATGACCTCTATCATAAACTGACACCTGTTCGATGATCAGGGTGCCCTCGGGTGTCACGGAAGCCCTCCCCTTCCCTGAGATGTAACCCCTCACCTGTGTCCGGTTGGCGAGAATCCAGGATATCAGAGGCGTGGGACGGCCCTCTGCCTTGCATTTCATTTCCACAGTGCTTCCAGCATGAGACTTAATCTCCCGGATCTTTGGCTCCAGGATGCGCGAGGGGTATGCTACCACCGAGAGGGTTATTAACAATTTGTCTGAGCCCAGATCATTCTCAGCAAGACATAGGTATTGACCACGGTCCTTAATGTTGGCATTTTGGATGGCCAGGGTGCCATTGCTTAAGACTTCAAACTTGCCCATCTTTCCCTTGATGGTAATTGTGTGtcctaaaaaaaagaaactgagATTAGTTGTGACACCTGGTTGTATAATGACTTTTGTATTACACTACAatactatataaatataaccttTGTAAACAGAAATGCAGTGATGTCTGTGTAAGTAGGAACCTGTTCACAGTGTTGATCTTATCAATTCAACTAAAGACATGGTGGTTATTAAGAGTTGGTGTACCTGTACTTGTTGAGAAGCGCATCCACCTGATGGCTGGCTCAGGGTCTCCCACTGCCTCACAGGGCAGGAAAGCATCAGAGTTGGACAGCACCGTGAAACTAGCTGCATTACCACCGAGTATCTTGGGCTTGCTTTGCATATTCTTGGCAGTGGTGAGATCCACAACcactgttgttgctgttgtgggatACTCTTGCTCTGGTGTGGTTATGGCAAATGTGTCAAAGTCGACGGGTATCCCTGAATTGCTTCTCATTGTCGGCCTGATTGGCATTGCTGTTGGCTGATACCTGTTCCCCTTGGCTGGTTTGATGTTGCTGTAGACTGTGGTCCTAAATGTGGTGGCTGGGTTTTTTGTAGTCCTAATTGTGATGACAGTGGATGAAGGTTTGGGTATGGTTGCCCAGGGGCCTTTGGTCATAGTCTTGGTTTGAGGAGTAGTATAGGTCGAGTCATGCCACTTATCTTCTCCATATACGTTTGTTTGCTCTTCTGAAGATGCCATCCCAGTAGAACCATCATATTCCCTGGATGGAGTGTAGAGAGGTGTGGAGACGGAGAATGGCAATACAGTTGTCTTCATCAGGGTTCTCATGGTGGTGTAAATGGTGGGTTTTAAATTAGTTGTTGCCTGTGTTGTGGTGGGAGCTGCCGTAGTAGTTGTAGGTTTCCTGAAGGGCCTTCTTCCGTTTATGGGCTTCCTCCTTCTGCCAATacgtcctcctgctcctttaGGCTTCTGTTTGATCACACGCCAGTCCTCAGGGTAGCCCCCTGACCCAGAGGACTCATCAGGATTTGCCCTTGAAGGTGGACTGACTGTAGGTGGGGAATCAATAGTTTGGATTGGTGGTGATGTCTGAGTATTGGTGAAAGTGTTGAATGTTGGAATTGTACTAGTTTGATAGTGTGAGATAGGTGACGCCGTCGTAGGCTCATAATCAGCAGAGGATACATCTTGATAGCCATTATCTGAGGAGCTTTCTCTGCTTGTGGTGTATCTGGAGTGAATCAGATACATGGTGGTTGCAGGAGAAGCAGGGGTGGTGGTTGGGATCATTGTGGTGGTTTTCACTGTGGTCGTTGTCTGTGTCTTGATGGATGGTCTCTGGAATCTGTTCAGCCTCTGCCTGTATTTCCCCTTGTGACCAAACTGCCTGTGCCACTGGAATCGTTTTTGTACAGCCTTAGTAGGCATGGGGGTTGTTGAAGAGATTGCTTCTTCGCTTGTGGACATTAATGGATCAGGGGAAAAGGTACGCTCAGGGGCATCTGCAGAGGTAATGTAGTCACGTGAATATCCAGGACCAGTCTGGCTGTTGCTAAGTAGGGCTTTAGTAGTGTAATACTTTGTTGTAGCTGTGGTATGTCGTGCAGAGAGAGGAATATCTGATTTGCTCCAATGGGAACCCATGGATATTGGTGATATGGCCACATTTGGTATCTCTGTTGTTGTCGTCTTCTCTTTCGCATCACGACTGAGGTCTGAAAGAAAATTGATATTTGGCAGACACAGATAATCAAATCAATTAGTCAATTAACATATATATTTCAAGTAAAGCGTTGATGTCAGAATATAATAATTTCGATACAAAACAAGGCTCACCTGTTACAAGTTGCACAGTGTAGCCCACTGTAACATTCCGTTCTTTCTTTATTGTAGGTAGTGTGAGTTTATTAATGTAGGATTGTATGTCAGTGATCCTATTAGGTTTGATGATCCTCCTACGTCCTTGGAAGGGTCTTCGgcgacctcctcctcttcctcctcctctgccggTCTTTGGCGGTGGAATGATGTGAATCTGCTGATGGGAGATGATGGTGGATCCTGCTGGTAGCCCCGGGGATGTGATTTTTTGGGTGGTGTGGAAAGTAACCTCATCCTGACCTCTCTCCGTGATGGTAACCGCTGTGAAAGTGGTCTGGCTCTCTGCATCCGTGGAAGTGTGAACAACGGGATTGGCCGGCCCTGCTCCATCCGTCATTGGAGTAACGTTGGGCTCTGTGACAAAAGAGAGACCCCTTCTGGTAGAGGTCTCTGGCTCTGCAGGGTTTTCCCCTGAGAATGTCAACTCCGTTTCCTCTGAGTTGTCAGCCACAGCACTATCCGAATGGAACACGGATGGATCTTGGTTTATTTTGGTAGATCCATCAGTGTAGAATTCCCTTGGTATGATCCAATTACCAGCTGTTACACTTTTTTCCAATACAGTGTCCTGTGGGGTGGCTGCATCAC harbors:
- the igsf10 gene encoding immunoglobulin superfamily member 10, whose protein sequence is MRMRWAQCEIPALSRVNMSALGGSYTRRWLLLSVFVLALMLPASSGCPKSCACYVPGEVHCTFRYLTAIPEQIQASVERINMGYNRITVLREGDFTGLLNLELLMLHSNTIHLIENSAFLDLKSLQVLKMSYNKVKELKKETFKGLDSLLRLHMDHNSIEFISPDAFFGLTSLQLVHLEGNLLHQLHPDTFVTLRLSGAFKVSSVRNIHLSDNHLTGLPADIFSGCSRLENLFLHGNPWSCDCRMEWLPNWSQRNPGVLKCKRDKKYAQGQLCPMCASRGPHPGRSLSQLPSESFTCTQPWIHPHLKQSNVSLATGDFTPVLPRDFIAPIGSMQLNLTDHFFNVAVLSCTVQRPSSMENLTLTEEDDDVSLLRVDVASSLVCNVDYEHVQQLWHILATYSDSPMRLERGLMLSRSPEMLYQYRQLRPEEGQEGIYTDIKAVITASPGWLMQEMVHLQLDRTTTTYSTLHIRYWSVVHLRVESRVPKKDRYSWTLIKRDNKTRTEHTVLKGGVAELNCQTMGEPKPSVEWILADGNKVRAPFFSEEGKIVITADGRLTLRGADISDAGLYRCIATNYLDADILNFRITVLPTDVEEAEVNGVQLSRAPGQDLVLDCGSTGSPEASVQWILPDHSVVRESYGNKKLHENGTLRIRGLTARDRGFYRCLAANYMGADLLVSLVTLTAEAAGAVAEDEEPTLGVDVMVESDTREKEMDLSEAPPLSERTSQESRTITSDRPYPRLGSLGRGRMGLRRNGAMGNRRIWSNRIFNANSRRVAPEKFAEFMKKAQGASKQRDTGLSGNGETGSGEGFNEVILQDSVTYSTDSPQLDSTLLTARQQEYSTYPDTVIKTQNSEYNGLASAQTDGMKTTESYTQSYLVTPMDSAFTDSPERFNELQSDAATPQDTVLEKSVTAGNWIIPREFYTDGSTKINQDPSVFHSDSAVADNSEETELTFSGENPAEPETSTRRGLSFVTEPNVTPMTDGAGPANPVVHTSTDAESQTTFTAVTITERGQDEVTFHTTQKITSPGLPAGSTIISHQQIHIIPPPKTGRGGGRGGGRRRPFQGRRRIIKPNRITDIQSYINKLTLPTIKKERNVTVGYTVQLVTDLSRDAKEKTTTTEIPNVAISPISMGSHWSKSDIPLSARHTTATTKYYTTKALLSNSQTGPGYSRDYITSADAPERTFSPDPLMSTSEEAISSTTPMPTKAVQKRFQWHRQFGHKGKYRQRLNRFQRPSIKTQTTTTVKTTTMIPTTTPASPATTMYLIHSRYTTSRESSSDNGYQDVSSADYEPTTASPISHYQTSTIPTFNTFTNTQTSPPIQTIDSPPTVSPPSRANPDESSGSGGYPEDWRVIKQKPKGAGGRIGRRRKPINGRRPFRKPTTTTAAPTTTQATTNLKPTIYTTMRTLMKTTVLPFSVSTPLYTPSREYDGSTGMASSEEQTNVYGEDKWHDSTYTTPQTKTMTKGPWATIPKPSSTVITIRTTKNPATTFRTTVYSNIKPAKGNRYQPTAMPIRPTMRSNSGIPVDFDTFAITTPEQEYPTTATTVVVDLTTAKNMQSKPKILGGNAASFTVLSNSDAFLPCEAVGDPEPAIRWMRFSTSTGHTITIKGKMGKFEVLSNGTLAIQNANIKDRGQYLCLAENDLGSDKLLITLSVVAYPSRILEPKIREIKSHAGSTVEMKCKAEGRPTPLISWILANRTQVRGYISGKGRASVTPEGTLIIEQVSVYDRGHYKCIASNPAGAATATVRLQVVSAPPGILQEKRENVKAVMGQSLWLPCTGQGNPPPTLHWVQPDGSAVQTNRPAPDPRVAMYDNGTLHFKDLALTDNGKYECIATSSTGSERRVVTVTVEKRDSAPRIVETSQLMTEMSFGDQLRLNCMATGEPKPRIMWRLPSKAVVDQWHRMGSRIHVEDNGTLIVNMVNDKDAGDYLCVARSKMGDEFRLMKVTVSMQPAKIEPKHYGKKQVPFGRDLKVDCKASGSPQPDISWGLPDGTLVNSAMQSDSSSGNNGGRRTRRFVLFDNGTLYLNQVGISEEGDYTCYAENQVGKDEMHVHITVVTAAPRIRPPRLTYGKVKPGGNVRFDCEAVGEPKPKILWMLPNNDVIAASHERYLMHVNGSLDIRDVKMMDVGQYVCMARNPAGENRKVYRLELDGNPPVINGYRQNRTVIKDAAVKYSRKFIDCKAEGTPSPSITWIMPDNIFLKAPYFGSRINVHHNGTLEFRNVRPTDTAEYICMARNGEGEAVMVVQLEVTSMLRRPIFRNPFNERVVTGLGKTAVLNCSADGYPTPEMIWILPNGTRITAGPERGYRHHLGSDGTFMIYNSVKEDSGKYRCAAKNTVGYIEKLILLEVGQKPYILSRPRGIIRAVSGEPLFVHCLVDGSPRPSVSWTVPGGHTLTGTQALGRYRLLENGTLVVRDTTIYDRGTYVCRAQNDAGEAVLKVPVIIIAYTPRITTWPPPNVRAMVGAPVQLSCGAIGIPKPEINWELPDGSVLSAAGPGRPKGSELLHPQGTLIIQRPMVSDSGAYKCIAKNQLGTDTKLTYVRVL